The following is a genomic window from Candidatus Gorgyraea atricola.
GCAGAAAAGATTTATTTTGCAGAAAACGACGCATATATTGGTGAACTTGGGGATACTAGTCTAGATTCATTACCGATCAGTGCCTTAGATTTGACTTTGACTCAGAAATACTGGACCTTTACAATTGACGTACCAGGCGAGAATGAAGATGGCGGTGCAACTGGCTACACGGCAACTGCGACAAGGAAAGGTGGATCCACAGCCTATCAAAATGACACTATTATGATGGACAACACCGGAGAGATAGGCGGAACTTGGGATTTTATTAATTAGGGTATGTTAAATAGGGCATGATCCGTTCTCAAACAACGGGGCATGTTATGCAAGGAGAAAGATTATGACAAAAAGAGGTTTTACCCTTTTAGAGGTTCTTATTGTCGTTATCATCATAGGTATACTTGCTGCGATTGCCTTGCCACAGTATACAAGCACCCTTGAGAAGGCAAAATCAGCCGAAGCCTTAACTGGATTAGGGTCTCTTAGGAGCTCTATGGATCGATATTGGTATGATCAGATGGCTACATCTGCATATACGCAGTTAAGCGGCGCTGCCGGGGTAGATAGTTTAGATGTGGAGGTTGATGTTACAACGTGGACTTATACTATAGATGATGCCGGCGATACAGACGGCAGAGATTATGTTATACAGGCAACTAAAGGTGATTTTTGGATAGATATAGATGAAGACGGGAATACTGCCAAGTCTACGAATTTGGGAGGGGATGGTACTGGGTTAAGTACAGGCAGCTAAAAAAGAGCCAATTGATATATGAAGATTAAGTGGCGCAGGATAGGTTTTACGCTTACGGAATTATTGATCGTAGTGATAATAATCGGAGTGCTGGCGACCCTGGCACTTCCGATGCTTGTCAAGACACTTGAAAAGGCAAAGGTCGGAGAGGCGATAAGCAATTTAAATCTCATAAGGACAGGACAAAAAGTCTATTATCTGGAATATGGGCAATTTTCCGATACTGTAGGCCGTTTGAATATAGAAAATCCAAATAGTGCAGCAACTAGCTATTTTGATTATACCGTTGAAGACTCGGATAGTTCTGATTTTACTGCAAGGGCTCAAAGAAAGAGTGACGCCCCATCTCCCTACAGCACGTATTATTATGAAATAGGTAAGAACGGTACAGTTAGTTCCGAACCAACCCCTGGCAACCCCTTTTAAGTAATCAATAATGAACAATAAAGGTTTTACCCTTACAGAGATCATAGTAGCGGTGCTCATTATAGTCATCGCGTCAACTGGTCTATTGGGAGCGTTTTTTGGAGGGCAACAGATAATGGAGCGTTCATGGCACAGGATGCAGGCGTTGAATTTTGCAATAGAGGCACATGAGAAGTTAAGGGCCGGTTATAATTACAATGATTCTGAAATGTCTGTGGGTGCCCATACAGAGGCAGACATAGGGACTGTTCTAAAAGGAGATCTCGCGGACTCAGATCTGAGCGCAGTTCTTACCTATGATGTAATAGCAGAACCAGAACCAGCAAGCTATAAGGAAGTGGCTATAAATGTCAGCTGGGACGAGAGGAGTTTTGAATAAAAAGGGGCTTACCTTAATAGAAGTCATACTGTCAATGGCCCTTTTGAGTATTATATTTCTGGCAGTGTCTTCTTTGTATGTTGCCAATCACAGGTTCTACCTTACTGCAAATGATAAGGTAAACATAAACTATGAATTGCAATACGCCTTTCAGCATATTTATGAGAATGTGATCACTGGGATAGGAGATAAGAATAACCTTGCCGTAGACATACAGGCAGGAAACCTCGAATTTAGTGTTCGGCAGATAGATGATATCGACCCGGACGCGCCGCCCACGTATAACGACTATGATGATGATTTAGATGTAGGCTATAAGATCGACAGCGCTGCCAAGACTCTTTTATTTGACAGTGATGACGATGGCGTTTATGAAGAGTCTCTTGTTCCTACCATTGATATCCTTGGTACTGGCGGGCTGTCCAGTTTTACCTTAGAGGATAATGTGCTCATAATCAAGCTGACAGGCGAATCCAAGACATCAGTGGGAGACACAAAACAGCGCCTGACCATGTACTCTGCCTGCTACCCCCGTCTCAACGCATTCCAATAATTTACCAAATATAGTTTTTATGGTATAATATTAGTTGTTAGCAAGAGGTCCCTCGACGCGCCAAATAATGCTTTGCATTATTTGGCTTGCTCGGGATCAAATTTGCTTTGCTGTGTATTTTAGGTCCTTCAGCGCCTACAATGCTCCTGTTCGTTGCATTGCTTAACGGCGCTTCAGGATCAATTTTGCATTCGCAAAATTGGGGCTCGCCCCGTTCCAAATTGCTCGATTTTAAGAATCGAGCAATTTGGAATGGGGCAGTAGTTCAGTTGGGAGAACGCGTCGTTCGCAACGACGAGGTCGCGGGTCCGAGTCCCGCCTGCTCCACCAAGTTAAGAGAGGTAAGTTCATGCGGTTTTATGTTTCTCCTGAATTTATATTTTCTGAAAGAGGCTTGATCGAAATACGGGATAAGGCTGAGATCCATCATATACGCGATGTGATGCGGCTGGGTAAGGGTATCAGTGTGGTTATTTTTGATGGTCAGGGTAAAGAGTATATAGGTGGCATAAAGGATATAGAGAGAGACAGGATAATTATAGAGATCAAAAAGACCAGAGACCTTAGTGCGGACGCTCAGATTGATATTACGCTTTATCAGGCGATTCCAAAGAAAAACATGGATTTTATAATAGAAAAGGCTGTTGAATTAGGCGTTACTACGATTGTACCTGTCGTTACTGACAGGACAATTCCTCAAATAAAGAATAAAAAAATAGAGCGATGGAGGCGGATCGCTATGGCAGCGTCTAAACAGTGCGGTAGAGTAAGATTGCCAGGCATATTGGATGTCATGCGGTTTAGCGATGCCTTAACAGCGTCGAAGAAAACAGATTTAGTGCTTTTTGCTGCACTGGAAGAAGACGCAGCGCCATTAAACGCAATATTAAAAGGATCAAGGCCAAATAGCATATCTGTGTTTATCGGACCAGAAGGCGATTTCAGCGAACAGGAGATTCGTATGGCAAAGCAGGAGAATTGCAGGATCTGTTCTCTTGGGTCATTGGTCTTAAGGGTTGAAACAGCAGCTATCTATATACTCTCATGCTTGAGGTATGAAGATATCCTTTAAGCCTAAAATAATGAAGATTCTGATTGTAAAATTTTCAGCCGCAGGTGATGTCTTAAGGACCACTGCGCTCTTGCATGGAATTAAAAGGAAATGGCCTGAGTCTGAGGTATGGTGGATTACTTCTCAGGATGCAGTGGATCTATTAAAGCACAATGATTTTATCAATACATTGCTGGTCTATGGTAGCAAGGATGCAGTGTGTTTAGATGGGTCTACTTTTGATCTCTTGATATGCCTGGATAAAGAGAGGGAGTCTACAGCGCTTGCCAGCAGACTGAAAGCAGGCAAGAAGATAGGATTTGGAGGGAATAGCAGTGGAGATCTACGCATTTTTAATAAAGAGAGCGAATACGCATATTTGTTGGGCGGAGTCGGGAGGCACAGTTAAATCAAGACTTAAAAAAGGCCTTTGGAGATAATGTCTATGATAGCGGTACTGATAATAATCTGAGGGAGCTTGCTTCTATATTGAAATATTGTAATGCTGTAATTGCTGGTGATACGCTTGCCATGCACATAGCCATAGCTTTAGATTCCTGCATTGCGTTTACAAAAAAATGACAAAAAAGGCTTTTTACATAAAGACATTGGGTTGCAAGGTCAATCAATATGAGTCGCAAGTGATACGCGAGAATTTTTTGAAGCAGGGCTATATCGAGGCAGAAAATATTGATGAGGCTGATATATGCGTGATTAATAGCTGTACTGTTACTTCTACGAGCGATTCTAAGTCACTCAGGCTGATTCGCAATGCTATTAAGCAGGGTAAATGCGTTGTTGCGACAGGGTGTATGGTGGAGGGCGCTGAGTTAGATTTATCTAAGTTTGGCGGAGTGAGATTTATTGTTAGGAACAAGAATAAGTATAAGATCCCAGAGCTTATAGGGGGACCCCGCACCAGTCGCTTCGCTCCGGTACGGGGCAAGCAAGGGGTGGGGATTTCGGGGTTAAAGGGTCATACCAGGGTTTTTGTGAAGGTTCAGGATGGGTGCGATAATGTTTGTTCGTATTGTAAGGTGAGAGTCGTCAGGGGTTATTCAAGAAGCAGGCCTTTAAAAGAGGTGCTGGATGAATGTACCACTATAATTAAGAATGGCACAAAAGAGATAGTGCTTACAGGGATTTGCCTCGGGGCATATGGAAGAGATATCTCGACAAGTCTATCGACTTTGATAAATGATCTATGCAGAATAAAAGGGGATTGGCGATTGAGATTAAGTTCAATAGAACCAAAGGACGTAGATAAAGATTTATTAAAGCAATTCCAGGCTCAAAAAAAGATCTGCAGGCACTTGCATCTGCCGTTTCAAAGTGGCGATGATCATGTTTTAAAGAGGATGCGCAGGCCGTACAAGGGAAGCGATTATCTCAATATTGTGCAAAGAATAAAAGATGCGGTGCCTGACATTGCAATAAGCACTGATATTATGGTGGGTTTTCCAGGAGAGACTGAAAAGAGATTCAAGAACACAATGGATTTTCTAAACATTGTCAGGCCTATGCGCATGCACATATTTCCATTTTCAAAAAGATCTGGCACAGGGGCGTATGACTTTAAGGACCAAGTAAATAGCGTTACAAAGAAAAAAAGAGAAGATAAGCTAGTACAATTGGCGCAGGTATTTACAAATGAATTTACAAATAATTTGCGGGATAAAGATGTTGAGGTGCTTGTGGAAGACAAGAGATCAAGAGACGGTCATCTGCAAGGCTATACAGGCACCTATATAAAGGTATACCTACCCGGCCCAGACACCCTCAAAGGCCAATTCGTAAAAAGGAAACGCTTGTAACGCTTCTGCACCACCCAGACCAAGGGGTCCTGGGGACGCAAAATTTACCCAGCGTGAAAATTTTGCTCTTTTTTTACGCTCGCTCGCTAAAGTAGACAAAACAGTCAGTGACTGTTTTGTCTACTTTAGCACCGTGCCCGCTCGCGTAAAAGAAGCCCCATGCCTCCTTGGTCTGGGCGGTGCAGAAGGCATATAAGCTAAAAGGAAGGCCTGAAGAGCGAATTTGAAAATTTAGTCTTTTATGTAGCATTTTGGTGGTTTATTCTGTCACATTATATGAGACAAAAAGGCCGAAAACTGTTCGACACCCACACCTATGGTGTGGGTGAAGTTTTTTCGGTCCCGCCAAAATGCGGAATAAAAGATGACCTGTTTCCGAGCGGAGCCCCGCCCTTTCGTAGAAAGAGCGGGGCGAAGCGAGGAGGGAAATTTTCATCTGAGCGAACAGGCCTTCCTTTTAGCTTAAGCTTGCAGTGTGACTATTCAAATAGTAATAAAAAGAAAGCGCTTACCTTGACAAATGAGAAACATGTGCTATACTTAAATTACTTATAGTTTCACCCCCGTTTTAATATATGCCTCATACAAGGGTTAATTGGGTCGACATTCTTTTTGTAATTCTTTTAATCAGAACAGGTTACGTAGGCTTGAAAAGTGGCTTTTTGCCCGAGTTTTTCAGGCTTTTAGGCCTATTCGTAGCGTTTTTATTCTCTTTCAATAATTATACCTCTTTGAGTCGTTTTATATCTATTTATACCAGGTGGGGCGGCGTAGGCCTAGATGTAGTTTCGTTTTTATTCGTATTTTTAGCTACACTCTTCATATTTAAGATAATAGGTATTTTCGTAAGAGTCTTTTTCAGCGGTGAAAATCTTTCAAGGCCAAATGCATTGGTTGGAGTTACACTGGGTCTTGGAAGGGGTATCTTGATAGCAGGGCTTATCTACACCTTATTTGTCAATAGCCCTTTTAAGTATCTGGCCAGCAGCGCACGCGACAAGTCATTTTCAGGACAGTACATTGTAGATGTGGCGCCTTTTGTGTACGAGCAGGGCATAAAGTTATGCCCTTTGAAGAAAAACAATACACCATTAGTTAGGATGCTGGAGCATCAATAATCGGAGGTCTTAAGTGAAACTCGGAGATATCTATAAGAATGTAATCAATGTTGGGATCAGCAATGATCCAAGAGGCAAGCAGAATGTAAAGAAAGAACTTTTAAGGGCCAAGAAAGAATACGACAGTCTGAGCAAAG
Proteins encoded in this region:
- a CDS encoding type IV pilin protein, which translates into the protein MRSKGFTLVEVLIVVIIIGILAAIGIPQFSAAMEKAKGGEARAGLGHIQTAEKIYFAENDAYIGELGDTSLDSLPISALDLTLTQKYWTFTIDVPGENEDGGATGYTATATRKGGSTAYQNDTIMMDNTGEIGGTWDFIN
- a CDS encoding prepilin-type N-terminal cleavage/methylation domain-containing protein; the encoded protein is MTKRGFTLLEVLIVVIIIGILAAIALPQYTSTLEKAKSAEALTGLGSLRSSMDRYWYDQMATSAYTQLSGAAGVDSLDVEVDVTTWTYTIDDAGDTDGRDYVIQATKGDFWIDIDEDGNTAKSTNLGGDGTGLSTGS
- a CDS encoding type II secretion system protein, encoding MKIKWRRIGFTLTELLIVVIIIGVLATLALPMLVKTLEKAKVGEAISNLNLIRTGQKVYYLEYGQFSDTVGRLNIENPNSAATSYFDYTVEDSDSSDFTARAQRKSDAPSPYSTYYYEIGKNGTVSSEPTPGNPF
- a CDS encoding prepilin-type N-terminal cleavage/methylation domain-containing protein, which codes for MNNKGFTLTEIIVAVLIIVIASTGLLGAFFGGQQIMERSWHRMQALNFAIEAHEKLRAGYNYNDSEMSVGAHTEADIGTVLKGDLADSDLSAVLTYDVIAEPEPASYKEVAINVSWDERSFE
- a CDS encoding prepilin-type N-terminal cleavage/methylation domain-containing protein, which codes for MNKKGLTLIEVILSMALLSIIFLAVSSLYVANHRFYLTANDKVNINYELQYAFQHIYENVITGIGDKNNLAVDIQAGNLEFSVRQIDDIDPDAPPTYNDYDDDLDVGYKIDSAAKTLLFDSDDDGVYEESLVPTIDILGTGGLSSFTLEDNVLIIKLTGESKTSVGDTKQRLTMYSACYPRLNAFQ
- a CDS encoding RsmE family RNA methyltransferase, coding for MRFYVSPEFIFSERGLIEIRDKAEIHHIRDVMRLGKGISVVIFDGQGKEYIGGIKDIERDRIIIEIKKTRDLSADAQIDITLYQAIPKKNMDFIIEKAVELGVTTIVPVVTDRTIPQIKNKKIERWRRIAMAASKQCGRVRLPGILDVMRFSDALTASKKTDLVLFAALEEDAAPLNAILKGSRPNSISVFIGPEGDFSEQEIRMAKQENCRICSLGSLVLRVETAAIYILSCLRYEDIL
- the mtaB gene encoding tRNA (N(6)-L-threonylcarbamoyladenosine(37)-C(2))-methylthiotransferase MtaB; translation: MTKKAFYIKTLGCKVNQYESQVIRENFLKQGYIEAENIDEADICVINSCTVTSTSDSKSLRLIRNAIKQGKCVVATGCMVEGAELDLSKFGGVRFIVRNKNKYKIPELIGGPRTSRFAPVRGKQGVGISGLKGHTRVFVKVQDGCDNVCSYCKVRVVRGYSRSRPLKEVLDECTTIIKNGTKEIVLTGICLGAYGRDISTSLSTLINDLCRIKGDWRLRLSSIEPKDVDKDLLKQFQAQKKICRHLHLPFQSGDDHVLKRMRRPYKGSDYLNIVQRIKDAVPDIAISTDIMVGFPGETEKRFKNTMDFLNIVRPMRMHIFPFSKRSGTGAYDFKDQVNSVTKKKREDKLVQLAQVFTNEFTNNLRDKDVEVLVEDKRSRDGHLQGYTGTYIKVYLPGPDTLKGQFVKRKRL
- a CDS encoding CvpA family protein, which codes for MPHTRVNWVDILFVILLIRTGYVGLKSGFLPEFFRLLGLFVAFLFSFNNYTSLSRFISIYTRWGGVGLDVVSFLFVFLATLFIFKIIGIFVRVFFSGENLSRPNALVGVTLGLGRGILIAGLIYTLFVNSPFKYLASSARDKSFSGQYIVDVAPFVYEQGIKLCPLKKNNTPLVRMLEHQ